The Prunus dulcis chromosome 5, ALMONDv2, whole genome shotgun sequence genomic sequence AAGTATAATCCTCTTGTTTCTTCCCTTTACTACTACACAGCTCAATAACCTTTTATATGCAAGAAATTACCTGAACTGCCAACTGTTTGAAGCTATGATTTCTTTGTAAAGCCTTCTCCAAATTTTGCCtgaaaaatcaatcaaacacaaaaagaCAATGTATAAGTCATACTGTCATACAATAAAGACAAAtagatttcactcaaaacaaaaaagagaaccCTAACAATAATCAGTGCTTGAACGTTAGGTGTTAAGGGTTTGAGtctttagggtttaggggttGATTCTTCAATTTTGAGTATTTAGGTGTTAGGGTTTATGtgcagagagaaaagaaaaagaaattgtggTAGAGGGCCAGAGGAAGAATGGCGGATGTAGTGAGAGAGTGAAAAAGGGGCAAGGAAAAATCTGGTTACCCAAACGTCGTCTTCGTCACCGAGTAACCAAAGAACGAACTCTCATCCTTTAGCGGGACTCGATTTTAGAATGAAAGTGATGCTGAATTGTGTTGGAATAAAAACCATCCTAGTTACTAAAATGCCCATGGGGTTGGTGGACGCTGTTTGATTAGAAAGCAACTGGGATACGATTGGACCCGGGTCTGCAACGTTCAAAATCCTTCTTTTGATCGTCTTGTCTTGTCTTGCATTGCAATAGCGATTACAAATACCTTTGTGACAAAGCCTCTAAAATGCGATTGATAAAGTTTAACTTATGTAAATTAAGTTTGTGATATCTTTTACACGttttaaagtaattttttttttctatttatttgtaCCCGTACTTTCATCATTTTcccaaaatctgaactggCTATTTTCCACAACTTGGCCATTTTCCAAAAATCTAAAGACCTGGCTCACAGTCCAATAGGCAACCCATTAGTTCTTCAACTAGTGAAACATTCATGTTGATAGACGTTAGAGCTGAACTGCCTAAATCTTTGTTGTCACTTGCAAGAATGTAAAGGGTGCATTTCATATGCTTAATTGCATAAGCAAAAAAGGTTCAATCCTGAAATGTGCATTTTATATGCACTCAAATTGTAAAGGGTGCATTTGAGTGGGCTACTAAGCACGATTGTGTTGCCTCCAAATTACTCATACCCCATGGGGTTGGTGGCACTGTTTGATTAGAAAGCAACTAGGATAAGATTGGACTCCGGGTCTACATCGTCCAAAATGCTTCTTTCGATCGTCTTGTCTTACTTGGGAGCATTGTATTACGGTCTTGTCTTGCAATGTAATACTGATTACAAAGGCCTTCGTGACAAAGCCTCTAAAACGCGATTGATAAAGTTCCAACTTCTGTGCTGTTATGCTCTGCTATATTCTTAGATGCAAATcttggagaaaatatggaaaatACAAGAAAGTCTAAAACAAGGAAATTTACAATACTGGAGCAAATTTGgcaattattttaattacttcATATCAAGTCTGTAATTTGTTCACGGCGTCACCTATTTAATTAGTTCAACCGATTATAGATTATATGAAGCGAGGGCACTGCAGTTGCATGGCATTAGTTCAACATTACCAAAACTTGTAAGAGTTGCAATAATGGAATGCAGGAACCAGCTTGAATTCGACCAATACCCAAATACATTAAGTTGCTTTTAAAATCTCAGTCACACTAGcctaaacaaaaatttaacttCTAAAAGTTCTAGCTTCTGCTAGTATACAAATTAGCAACAGAGATGTCATATCATTCTCTCCTGCGCACACTATATAACAGACTTGTATGTGTGACTTTATATGCAAATAAGAACTAATGGACCTTTCTCAGATGATTTGCTTGATTTATGCTTTAGGTGAAAAACCATTTTATGCGCCTCTATTCTGGCTATATATTTTTGATATTCTGTACAGCTCTCTTTCATGAACTAAGCATCCCCTAGTCCGTTAGAATTAGAAAGCACTGTACTTGCGAGAATATACAGGGCTGCATCTAAAAATAATGCAAGTGTACTGGCAGATGTAGAACAGGAGCTGGTGCTACAGCTGACCCCTCCAGAATACGCATTACTGATTTATGACAATCAACAAATGACCCATTATCACGAGCTGTAATGATCTTAGCTTATTTTAACtacagttttattttttattttttaaaaaaatttaaaatttttttatttatagtttgCTATTTCTAAACATTTTTCTTAGtggatatttattttatttgcagTAAAATGTTCGTTTATTAGATGCCTGTATTTCCCAAAAGCCTTTAACGTTCTTGTTTTTTCGAAAGTACTGTGTGAATAATTCTTGTAGCAGTAGTCAGTTGTTATAGAAGTTTGAATTCTGATTGTATTTCTTTGTgtaaatattctaatatttataattgtaCTACAATAAAGACATAAACGGTAAAAACCTTGAATGATagtaaatacaaaatatttagaGAGCAAGTCAACTATTGTGATTAAGAAGAATCcgtttcaaattcttcttcATTGATGAGTGCATGTGGTTTAACAGCCCCCCGCAAACTGAGCTGCCTTGGACGAACAAGTTTGGAACATAAGAGATGGTGGCGTGGCTTGTGAAGTGGTTTAGTGAGAAGATCCGCAAGTTGATCAACAGAGGGGATGAAGCAGACTTGATGACTCCCAAGGGCCACCTTCTCGCGAATAAAGTGGAGTCAAGTTCAATGTGGCGAGTATGAGCATGGAATACCAGGTTTGCCACCATATAAGTTGTGTTGATATTGTCACAATGCATGAGAACTGGAACAGAGCCAAGAAGATTCGGCGCAGGCATGAGCAAGAGCATAGTACTCAGATTCCACACTGGAGCGCGAAACTATTTGCTGCTTTTTGGAGCACCAGGAAATAAGATTGGAGCCCAAGTAGATGAGGTAGCCAGTTGTCGAACGGCGAGAGTCTGGGCACCTAGCCCAATTGGCATATGAGTAAACGATGAGACTAGTGGAAGGACTTTGGGTGTAAAATGGAGGCCAAAGTCAATGGTGCCCTTAACATAGCCTAGAATCCTCTTGAAGAACCATGTGAGGAGAGCGAGGAGAGCTCATAAACTGAGCCACAATGTTGCCCGCAAAGGAAATATCTGGGGGGGTAAGGGTGAAGTACTGAAGACTCCCCACAAGTTCACGGTATTCTGCGGGAGAAGCGAGCAAGTCACCATCACTGGCAGTTAGAACAGACTTGGCCGCAAGAGGAGTGGAAGCGGGCTTGGCATGTATGAGATTACTCTTGTGTAACAAATTAGGAACATACTTGAGTTGATTGAGATAAAAAGCACCATCATGAGAAACAACTTGTAAACCCAAGAAGTAACTAAGAGGACCAAGGTTCTTGATATCAAATTGGTAGCtcaaaagatatataaaattttgtaaaagagAGGAATCACTGCCAGTAATCACAATGTCGTCAACATACAAGAGGAGAAAGATGGTGTGGGATCCCTGCTGAAAGATAAAAAGTGAAGAGTTTCCCAAACTTCTTGAAAAACCAAGGGATAAGAGGAAGGTGTTGATACAATTAAACCATGCACGCGGAGCTTGTTTGAGGCCATAAAGAGACTTGTGAAGTTTACAAACATGAGAGGGATGAGCAAGGTTCACAAAACCAGGGTGTTGGACCATATATACATCTTCTTGAAGGAACCCATGAAGAAAGGCATTCTTGACATCGAGTTGCCTTAAGGAGCACCGGCGGGAAATAGAAAGACTGAGAATAGTGCAAATTGTGGCTGGTTTGACAACAGGGCTGAAGGTCTCAAAGTAGTCATTGCTAGGGCGTTGATGAAATCCCTTAGCCACTAGGTAGGCCTTGTAGCGTTCAATACAGCCATCAGAGTGATGCTTGATGCGGAAGACCTATTTGCAACCGAATGGAGTATGTGTGGGAGATGGAGGAACAAGAGACCAAGTCTGATTTCTCAGCAAGGCattgatttcttcaaacaTTGACGCACGCCATGCTAGATGTTTGGTCTTGTTTCCAATTATTTCAGTTTTGGACcggaattttattttttattttgaatttttttttataaaacccaactaaaaatgttattttttgggcttaaaaattcacaaatggCCCAACTGCATGCACATTGAGGTGGTTGGGCCTAAAAATGTGATTTGGAGTTGGAATAGAGGACAGATTATTTATGGGCTTATAAATTTAGCATTTgacttaaatattttattaaaaaatttaaaaatacaaaaccaGTTTAGTTCAATTCGATCCAATGTTTTTAGGACAAAAACCGAAATTGAAAGTCCTGTCCAGTATTTGGTCAATCcaatttttttcgattttttccGGCCCAATTCCGCTGGGTTTTCCAGTTTTCGTTTTCGGTTTGAATGCCGACCCGTAATAGAGACAAATTTCATGTCCTATACGGCTACACCCAATCCCAGAAACGCAGGGTATACTGCCCAAAAGCGAAAAAGGTTCCTTTCCCCAATTCACAAACAGTGACACACCAAAAAGCGACTCGCTTCCCAAACTCACACAGttccaaaacccaaaagctCTCCTTTTTCCCTCTCTTCCCTCTTTCTGCCCAGAAGACCAAGGCCACCAAAAACCTTCCTCTCAGAGTCACAAACAAACACTCACACAAACCCAAAAGCGACTCACTTCCCAAGCAAAACCCAAAGTTCCCTTTCCCATCTCTCTGTACTTTTCTCTCCGTACCAGTCATGCCTCAAAACAGACCCAAACAACaagaagtagaagaagatgaacaagaCGATTTGAAGAAGCTTATGAGCTCGTACCTTGGTCTGAGCTTGGGCATTTTCTTGGCTTTAGCTCCAACCAAGTTCCAAGAGCTACAGACCCAAGTGAGCGAGCTCTCTGCGAGGCTATGGCAAGCGGAAGAACAAGTGAGACAGATGAGATCGAGAAGAAAAGAGGACTCGAAAGCCAACGCAAGGGTTGTGGAGATCTTCGCCAGCCACCGCAACGCTTGGCAGGCGGAGGAGAAGCGGCTGCTGAACCAGATCGACGCGGCCCACCAAGAAATTGCTCACCTCCATGGAAGGATTGTGGAGTTGGAGAAAACCCAGGACGAGTCGAGCGCTAGGATTCAAGATTTGGAGAGAGAGGTTGGGGAGAGGGACGACATGATTGGGTTCATGGCCAGCAGAGGCGGTGAGGCTGAAGAAGACGACCACTTTGGCCTCCTCcaaccacaacaacaacatcaaGTCAAGGATGATGTGAATGTGTACGACAATGCCATTGCCTTTGGCTTTGACTCCCACTTGGTGGCCGATGCTTCCAAGCTCTGGCAGGTTAGCCTCCATTTTCACTTATTGGGTTTTCAATGTTTGtaaattttgtttcaattaagactcaaaaaaatttccattatATTTTGCTTTGGTCATTGTGTGTTTGATTGTGATGTTGATGTGTCTAGCTCACCAATCATCACCAAAACTTATTTGCTGTTTACATGAACAAAGACAGCAATTGAGTGAAGCGAAAGCCATTATTAGCATCTTAGCTTAACATTATTTAAAAAACGAGTCAAAGCGTTTGGTAAGACACAGGTCCATTGTCTTCTTCAGCACTAGCAAACAAGTTGCATTTTGGAAGGCATGTGTTGTTTCCATATGTAAAGTGAATAGTTATCCAAAAATTATGTGACTTGGCATATAGTCTTTAGCCTCTGTAGGAGATAGGTGACTTATGGCTGTAATAAGTTCAACACCCATATTCTCTGCCAATAATTTGATGAACTATTGTAGCttttagaaaaatgaaaaaagaaatttatgtCTTCTCCTTTTCCCTTGTgtttctttaaatttatttctttattgtgtcttcaattttttttttttttcgataaaattttaacttctttcGGACAGCATTCCTTTTTCTATGTGGCAAGTGGCAACAATTTATTGTTCTTTTGTTCCTTAGAAATGGGTTAGACATGTTGGACCATCTGAGCCATCAAACTTAATTGGGACCTATTAAAAAGTGATTCCATGTGATCTAATTGGGACCTATTAAAAAGAGATTCCATGTGATCTTCTTTCACCACATTGCTGGTGTGAATACCACTTGTACTATTTAAATTTACatacttatttttctttaaaaaaggCAGATTAGTTAACTTTGTTTCTATAGGATTTCTTTATTAAGGCcattttttgaactttttttatttaaatatttgcCTAATTGATTAAACTGGTAAGATATTTAATGTGTTTGATCCGTTTTCATCCTTTTGCAGGATGTACAGTATGAGTCCCTTGAACCATTGTATCATATGAAGCATTTTGTACCAAGGTGTATATTTAACATTCTATATACTGATAATTTCTGAGGCATTTAATTAAAACTCTGTAGCTAATGAGAGATCAACATGTCTTTCTCGCCTAGAAGGGAGTCCCCTTGGAAGCTAGATGGTGAATCGACCAGAGTATCCTCTAAACTAAAATTACTTGAACAAGAATTgctaaatttggaaaatattGGAAACAGTGATCTTTCCAAGGTACCTTCATTGATGAGAAAGCAGGCCAAGAGGTATCAAGCTCTTGCAGGGAAGATAGATGATCTGTGCAGAAGAATGGTAATGTTTGATCTCCCTTGTTTTATGCTATTTTATCATCTTATTGGTCTGTTATTTCGTTTAGAAAACCCaaatattaacaaaagaaGGTACAATAGAAAGAGAAGTAAACacaaaaggagaagaaagaaaagagagttCTGTGTATATGTGAAGCAAAATGCTTTGTTATTATGAAGCTTCTGCCTTACAATATGTCTGAATATGCAAGCATTCCTGTTGATGTGTGCTATAGTGAAAAGTTATTAAGGTTACAAGAGATTTGCCGTCAATGCCTGTTATATTGGGAAGTTGACAAGGTCCTGTGGCTCTGACTATTATTCAACCCACCAATTAGTTAAGCATacacatattttaattaagagtggtgatttccccactccaattttatccacttacactccattttataactaaaaaaggagtgtaagtggataaaattggagtgGGGAAGTCAttacccttaattaatcatcATGTACTTAGTTATTGCTGCTAGCACCGAACAATCCTTTGTTAAAATTTGAGATCTAATAAACCACTATTTCAAAATGCCTGTGAAATTAACGAGTTTTTGATTCCCAAATGTGCAACTGATTAAAGAACTCTTCTTACGATATTCTAGTTTTTCTATGTAGACTTCTTTGAGAAAAATAGTCTTTTTTGTGTAATTCTAAATGTGGGGTAATTTGGAAAGTGCTTTGTAAACATATGCAAAAAAATGACATTTCATTTAGTCTATCCATGCCTAATCTAACTTTTGATTATAACCTCAGCTTTTTTTTTACCAATAAGAAGATACgacttatttgaaattaattaaattagcaattcataaaaattgaaatataaatatttctgTGGTAGTTCATTGCCCCTTATCATATCAAGTTCCAGTTCTTGGTCATGAATTATACCTGAACTGtcttttttgttacttgcatctgtttttacttttggaaCTTTTAGCAATTGTCTCCAGAGGTAGTTGAcagatttaattttttgttgtgttcaCAAAATTGTCTTGTTTTAACAGCAGGATAGTGATCCCTCTGAACCCACACTCAGTCCAGAATTTCGTACGCAAAGACAAACAGAATTTTTACTTGAATCATTTAGACTTCAGCAACGTGCATCAGAAACTGCACAGAAGCTGATGGCAGTACAAACAGAGATTGGGAAGAGTTATTATGGGGGTGAGGTGGGGAACCAGGCCAAACTTATCACTCGACGGTCTTTGGATTCCATTAGAAACAACTTCAAAGACATCCAGAGAAATTTGGAGATATGGTTGGCCAGAATTATTGGAGATCTTGAAGGTATTTTGGCCAGAGACGGTGCTTCTCGCGTAAGGGAATACTATATTTCTAGGTATCcttttgttcaataaatctcTATACTTGAATTCAAATCTGTCCACCAAATTGTCTACTCTTTTTGTAAGTATCCTGATCCAAGCCATAAGGGTGGCGGTTCGATGTCCTCATTCCACTTTGTTTATGGTAGCATCTGTATATGTTGTCTATTTTCCTTTTCGTTCCATTCTTTTTTTGGCTTGAAAATCTGTTGATTAATCTTAAATATGTCGAGGACTAGTCTCATAAAGACACACATATCAAAACGCAAGTCATATTGTATGTTTCTTAAAATTATCGTAGGGCTCTTACAACTTTGTCCATGTTAAGATTTGAGGTCTCTACAAATATTTTGGTTTCACATATGAGAATTTATCTTAAGTTCGTTGACTTCACTTAAAGcactaaaaaatttatatattacgTTAGAGATGCATTTTGTTCATTTGCCAGTTTTCAGAGTGGGTAATGGAATAGCATGTGGGGACTTTTTGAGGGTTTGGGCTCTCATTTGTTATGATATGTCAAGAGTCCTTAAAAACAAGTCACGTACGTTGCGGATACTTGGAGCTTTAGTGGTGGGAAGTTCACCCCTACACCCTATATTAGAGTTCGAATGTCCTCTACCCCAAGAATCAGGAGAAACACTTAGTTGCAACTAGTGCTATCCCCGTTTCAAAGAAGTCTTTCTCCATGATCAGAGTTCAAGTGTTGTCTACCCCTACATTTATAGGTGGCAATTTGTAAGGTAGTATTTCTGCAAATTAATCTAGGGAACCATTTACTAAGATCATATCTACTTAAAGCAAATCATAGATGAATCACACACAAATTTAGATATAACAGGGTACCAATGcgaaaaaatacaaagtttaTTTTGAATCCGGCACACCACAGGAAAACATCAAGTAGAAGCTCCAGCCTCTTCCAGCAACTGCTTCACCTTTGTAACATAGTCTCCCATGGCTTCCTCCTTGGATTTCCCTGCCACgaaggttaaaaaaaaattcagaattatGCTAGAGTAAAAGAAGATTGACATGAAACGGTAAAAATCAATTTGCTCAGAAGTATTACCTTCAACAGCCTTCCATGCATCCCACTTTGCTCTGTCCCTCATATTGAATATTCCCGGGCGGCCTGCAAGTCAGCCACAAAGGAACAAACATGAAGCGAAAATTTAGAGGACCGGACAGTTAACTATCTCTAGTTTGTAAAGCAATgagagaatgaaaaaaaagtgGACTAATGATAAATTTAGGGAGCATTATAATTACTGGTGTTCACTGCACCAACAGTGGCTTGCTTGTACAGCCCATAGAGGATGAGCTTGTTCTCATTGGTTGTTGACTCTGGAAGAGTCTTGGCTTTTTCAGCATGCTCATCAAACTCCTCCTGCAAGACCCCATCCCAGTCAAATGTGATTCAGAACATAACTAATCATCATCATTccaaataaaaacataaagacCTAAGTTATAAGGAAACTATAAAAGCATTGATGCCAAGAACTACAAAAACATTTGAATTTCCCCTTAGGCTAACCATCTGTAATTCATAAAAGCAATGGAGCAACGAAATAATTCggcaaataaaaataaaatttacttCATTGCAAGTGAAGATTCTGTCAGCTACTAACCAGGTATGCCTCGGACCTATGTTCAAATTTGCAACTTTTCACAGGTACTAAATAACAAGCTAAATCACGAATCATAAAGCCATACTCTTGCTAAGGTGTAGAACGCTAACTCACAACTCCAAAATTAACATATGCTATGCATAATTTTGGGAGCATACAAAGCTTCTTTACACGATAAAGTTTAGGAGTGACTGATGATACACATGCAGTTCCAAAGTCCAAAGTTTATGGGGAAGTTTATTCACCTAATTAATATCATAATATCATAAGCAGAAAAGTTTATTAGATGacattttcttaaaataattattgggAAGTTGATAGGTAGGTAGTGGAAATCTTCGACATTTCTTCTCCCTATGTTCAGTTAAAGAAAACATGCAACCAGAATGTAATGAAAAGAAGT encodes the following:
- the LOC117627671 gene encoding uncharacterized protein LOC117627671 isoform X2, coding for MPQNRPKQQEVEEDEQDDLKKLMSSYLGLSLGIFLALAPTKFQELQTQVSELSARLWQAEEQVRQMRSRRKEDSKANARVVEIFASHRNAWQAEEKRLLNQIDAAHQEIAHLHGRIVELEKTQDESSARIQDLEREVGERDDMIGFMASRGGEAEEDDHFGLLQPQQQHQVKDDVNVYDNAIAFGFDSHLVADASKLWQDVQYESLEPLYHMKHFVPRESPWKLDGESTRVSSKLKLLEQELLNLENIGNSDLSKVPSLMRKQAKRYQALAGKIDDLCRRMQDSDPSEPTLSPEFRTQRQTEFLLESFRLQQRASETAQKLMAVQTEIGKSYYGGEVGNQAKLITRRSLDSIRNNFKDIQRNLEIWLARIIGDLEGILARDGASRVREYYISRYPFVQ
- the LOC117627671 gene encoding uncharacterized protein LOC117627671 isoform X1; amino-acid sequence: MPQNRPKQQEVEEDEQDDLKKLMSSYLGLSLGIFLALAPTKFQELQTQVSELSARLWQAEEQVRQMRSRRKEDSKANARVVEIFASHRNAWQAEEKRLLNQIDAAHQEIAHLHGRIVELEKTQDESSARIQDLEREVGERDDMIGFMASRGGEAEEDDHFGLLQPQQQHQVKDDVNVYDNAIAFGFDSHLVADASKLWQDVQYESLEPLYHMKHFVPRRESPWKLDGESTRVSSKLKLLEQELLNLENIGNSDLSKVPSLMRKQAKRYQALAGKIDDLCRRMQDSDPSEPTLSPEFRTQRQTEFLLESFRLQQRASETAQKLMAVQTEIGKSYYGGEVGNQAKLITRRSLDSIRNNFKDIQRNLEIWLARIIGDLEGILARDGASRVREYYISRYPFVQ
- the LOC117627671 gene encoding uncharacterized protein LOC117627671 isoform X3; translated protein: MPQNRPKQQEVEEDEQDDLKKLMSSYLGLSLGIFLALAPTKFQELQTQVSELSARLWQAEEQVRQMRSRRKEDSKANARVVEIFASHRNAWQAEEKRLLNQIDAAHQEIAHLHGRIVELEKTQDESSARIQDLEREVGERDDMIGFMASRGGEAEEDDHFGLLQPQQQHQVKDDVNVYDNAIAFGFDSHLVADASKLWQDVQYESLEPLYHMKHFVPRRESPWKLDGESTRVSSKLKLLEQELLNLENIGNSDLSKVPSLMRKQAKRYQALAGKIDDLCRRMDSDPSEPTLSPEFRTQRQTEFLLESFRLQQRASETAQKLMAVQTEIGKSYYGGEVGNQAKLITRRSLDSIRNNFKDIQRNLEIWLARIIGDLEGILARDGASRVREYYISRYPFVQ
- the LOC117627672 gene encoding acyl-CoA-binding protein — encoded protein: MGLKEEFDEHAEKAKTLPESTTNENKLILYGLYKQATVGAVNTSRPGIFNMRDRAKWDAWKAVEGKSKEEAMGDYVTKVKQLLEEAGAST